A DNA window from Argiope bruennichi chromosome X2, qqArgBrue1.1, whole genome shotgun sequence contains the following coding sequences:
- the LOC129960351 gene encoding coiled-coil domain-containing protein 186-like: protein MAQSIIDFTVTDSNKKTPLDPLPTNDENNEQNNDLNYSAPSSFTEQKVDIENNVEELKQSPKHCTQPSLSEDHSYITNSSSESNSASINVSSTETENPSNEQDFASNTRELDSVLIENTQNSSIENDLQNTEKNILNENTAICEISEENSSSEDNSITPEGNSSSEPVTPDHQKNWDEERRNFIRITEYVKELESVNAGLENEISELKLRLSHQELSFKEAELKMRAEFLNNIEKLSKECNILRKEKEAIVIRYANSEKEVIKEKKIQQELEKKIKDLNKDRDNLLSKIKGLSSENSRLSSSYESKMVDIAKLQKNFDKLNADFNSREIRIKWLQNKLKTETGSHQETQIKLDHTLHRLNEMKEEAEQVRKDCQEMIKCYQEAEEIKSVKLDSQLKQKLSELEVQKQEKCDQDQVYQLLRHELEALKRKQRMTMEENNTLTLKIHSLEKERLEYEQNLSKLKDSQNMSKQEISDLTARLAEMETLRLQLEREKEKSAASLREIERLRLTNAELQADMNACHIKEGELLKFTEGVTDTNVKLQSAHSLLEVKAQALEDEMAETKKMLNDLQQKHAHLISEMETLKKEHEEEVQLLARKLAEKTKNVEKLNIKLDEAENENRVLKRRHIASIKELSRELHECKRRLDNYESTNGIRTESASLGSRSSSTASLDVVNSNDGRTNTISPSSSTANHSNKKGTSNPAPEASSSDIPGIDKEMLIERIIKLQKTLARKNDKIDFLEDHIVQLVKEMRKKSKCVDFKTV, encoded by the exons ATGGCTCAAAGTATTATTGACTTTACAGTAACTGATAGCAATAAAAAAACTCCACTTGATCCTCTGCCAACTAATGATGAgaataatgagcaaaataatgatttgaattattCTGCTCCTTCAAGTTTTACTGAGCAGAAAGtagatattgaaaataatgttgaAGAACTAAAGCAATCCCCAAAACATTGTACTCAACCTTCATTGTCAGAAGATCATTCTTATATTACGAATTCATCTTCTGAATCAAATTCTGCTTCCATCAATGTTAGTTCTACAGAAACAGAAAATCCTTCAAATGAACAGGATTTTGCATCTAATACTCGAGAACTGGATAGTGTGTTAATCGAAAATACTCAGAATTCTTCTATTGAAAATGATTtgcaaaatactgaaaaaaacattttaaatgaaaatacagcGATATGtgaaatatctgaagaaaattCTAGTAGTGAAGATAATTCTATAACGCCTGAAGGAAATTCTAGTAGTGAACCTGTAACACCTGACCATCAAAAGAATTGGGATGAAGAAAGGCGAAA TTTTATTAGGATAACTGAATATGTGAAAGAATTAGAATCAGTAAATGCTGGCTTAGAGAATGAAATATCGGAACTGAAACTGAGGTTAAGCCATCAAGAACTTTCATTCAAGGAAGCAGAACTTAAGATGCGAGCTGAATTCTTAAACAATATtgaaaag CTTTCAAAAGAATGCAATATTCTTCGCAAAGAAAAGGAAGCAATCGTAATTCGCTATGCAAACAGCGAAAAAGAAGTTATAAAGGAGAAGAAAATCCAACaggaattagagaaaaaaattaaagatttaaataaggACCGTGATAATCTTCTATCTAAAATTAAAGGGCTGAGCTCTGAAAACAGTCGCCTTTCTTCTAGTTATGAAAGTAAG ATGGTAGATATAGCaaaattgcagaaaaacttcGATAAACTAAATGCTGACTTTAATTCTAGAGAAATTCGAATCAAAtggttacaaaataaattaaagacagAAACAGGCTCCCATCAG GAAACTCAAATAAAGCTAGATCATACATTGCACCGGCTGAATGAAATGAAAGAGGAAGCTGAGCAAGTTCGTAAAGATTGCCAGGAAATGATTAAATGTTACCAAGAAGCAGAGGAAATAAAATCTGTGAAACTAGATAGCCAGTTAAAGCAAAAACTTTCAGAACTTGAAGTACAAAAGCAAGAAAAATGTGACCAAGATCAG GTATATCAACTTCTCAGACACGAGTTAGAAGCTTTAAAGAGAAAACAAAGGATGACTATGGAAGAAAACAATACACTTACTTTGAAG ATTCACAGCTTAGAAAAGGAAAGATTAGAATATGAGCAAAATCTGAGCAAATTAAAAGATAGCCAAAATATGTCAAAACAGGAAATAAGCGATCTTACTGCTCGCCTAGCTGAGATGGAAACCTTGCGTTTACAACTAGAGAG GGAGAAAGAAAAATCTGCTGCCAGTTTACGAGAAATCGAACGACTACGTTTGACTAACGCTGAACTGCAAGCTGATATGAATGCTTGTCATATAAAGGAAGGAGAGTTGTTAAAGTTTACTGAAGGTGTTACTGATACAAATGTAAAATTACAGTCTGCTCACTCCTTATTAGAAGTAAAG GCACAGGCATTAGAAGATGAAATGgctgaaactaaaaaaatgttaaatgatctACAGCAAAAGCATGCACATTTG ATATCTGAAATGGAGACACTAAAAAAAGAACATGAAGAGGAAGTGCAATTGTTGGCAAGAAAACTAGCAGAAAAGACAAAAAATG tTGAGAAGTTGAATATAAAGCTAGATGaagcagaaaatgaaaatagAGTGTTGAAACGACGCCACATTGCTAGCATAaaa gaaCTTTCTCGGGAGTTACATGAATGCAAAAGACGATTGGATAACTATGAATCAACTAATGGCATTAGAACTGAATCTGCTAGTCTTGGATCTCGTAGTAGCTCTACAGCATCTCTTGATGTTGTAAACTCAAATGATGGTAGAACAAATACCATTTCACCATCATCTTCTACTGCAAATCATTCTAATAAGAAAGGAACATCCAATCCTGCGCCTGAG GCCAGTTCTTCCGACATTCCTGGAATCGATAAAGAAATGCTCATTGAAAGGATAATCAAGCTTCAAAAAACTCTAGCTCGGAAGaatgataaaattgattttctagAAGATCATATTGTACAACTCGtcaaagaaatgaggaaaaaatcAAAGTGTGTTGATTTTAAGACCGTGTAA